From Spartobacteria bacterium, a single genomic window includes:
- a CDS encoding glycosyltransferase family 2 protein, translating to MTESGNKYAIVIPAYQEEEHIGAVIRCAKKYCDLIIVVDDGSTDQTRDVAEENGALLLRHAENFGKGAALSHGFKEAISLKCTAVITVDADGQHDPDEIPKFIEAYERTHIPVLIGNRMNDCKGMPLTRRCTNTIMSYYLSREMGQFVPDTQCGFRLYQCDILQFIAANAPRFAAESEILLHIAARHIRVDSVCVTTIYSGARSKIHPFRDTVRFFSMMREYKKRQRVIDQTRSFRRSIE from the coding sequence ATGACTGAATCGGGAAATAAATATGCAATAGTGATACCGGCATATCAGGAGGAGGAACACATTGGTGCCGTAATTCGGTGTGCTAAAAAATACTGTGACCTGATTATTGTGGTCGATGACGGGTCAACAGACCAAACCAGAGACGTCGCCGAAGAAAACGGCGCGCTGTTACTTCGTCATGCAGAAAACTTTGGCAAGGGAGCGGCCCTCAGCCATGGCTTTAAAGAAGCCATCAGTCTAAAGTGTACTGCCGTGATTACCGTGGATGCCGATGGACAGCATGACCCGGATGAAATCCCCAAATTTATCGAAGCCTATGAACGGACGCATATTCCTGTTCTCATTGGCAACCGCATGAATGACTGTAAGGGTATGCCTCTGACGCGCAGATGCACCAATACTATTATGAGCTATTATCTAAGTCGCGAAATGGGTCAGTTTGTGCCGGACACCCAGTGCGGATTTCGACTGTACCAGTGTGATATTCTTCAGTTCATAGCGGCCAACGCCCCGCGCTTTGCCGCAGAATCAGAAATACTGCTGCATATTGCGGCGCGTCATATCCGAGTGGATTCGGTTTGTGTTACCACTATTTACAGCGGCGCACGCAGTAAAATTCATCCCTTTCGAGATACGGTACGGTTTTTTTCAATGATGAGAGAGTATAAAAAACGACAGCGCGTCATCGATCAAACGCGCAGTTTCAGAAGGAGTATTGAGTAA
- the thiE gene encoding thiamine phosphate synthase, translating to MTNPCDVSLYVVSDRTMMRGRSYAQLIPELIRGGMTVFQLREKDVDSRVFYEVAQEIKTLLKGTSIPLIINDRVDIALAVGADGIHLGQSDLPCSVVRTFVPKEWIVGISAATEADVRRAEDEGADYIGVGTVYATSTKTDAGAPVGCDRIASLRAVTSLPIVGIGGITLANAGAVIQSGADGVAVISALLSADNLVETAAQFTQCITAQRAIKKDIDDNKGTAMENNEDVDVEDFENYDFMDLDEMFVELGFTREDLQTAPIYASYAEHRIFEIGLGNMLIARKLPNGLIVFSMFLVDCFCNGVKDILFSIEEPEDFKETLDYIMINNDLVSVAPAYVRKLVEQSVAYAKNLGFEPPEEYADSALIFGNIDVAKCEDTFSFGRDGRPMYIPGMTDTDDEMDRVLAQLEERCGSDGFDFMEPSDE from the coding sequence ATGACCAATCCCTGTGATGTCTCGTTGTATGTTGTTTCTGACCGCACCATGATGCGGGGGCGTAGCTATGCCCAGCTGATTCCGGAATTGATCCGAGGCGGGATGACCGTCTTTCAGCTGCGCGAAAAAGACGTCGATTCCCGCGTCTTTTACGAGGTCGCTCAGGAAATTAAGACCTTGCTAAAAGGAACATCCATCCCGCTGATTATTAACGATCGGGTAGATATCGCACTGGCGGTGGGGGCCGACGGCATCCATCTGGGCCAGAGCGATCTGCCCTGCAGTGTGGTTCGCACCTTTGTCCCGAAAGAATGGATCGTTGGTATTTCTGCCGCAACCGAGGCGGACGTGCGACGTGCCGAAGATGAAGGAGCGGATTATATCGGCGTAGGTACCGTTTACGCCACGTCCACCAAAACCGATGCGGGTGCACCCGTCGGTTGTGACCGTATTGCGTCCCTGCGGGCCGTTACATCGCTGCCCATCGTGGGCATCGGCGGTATTACATTGGCCAATGCCGGAGCGGTCATTCAGTCCGGTGCCGATGGCGTCGCGGTCATTTCTGCACTGCTGTCGGCTGATAATCTGGTAGAAACGGCTGCTCAGTTTACTCAATGCATTACCGCACAGCGGGCTATAAAAAAAGATATCGATGATAACAAAGGAACAGCGATGGAAAACAACGAAGATGTGGACGTAGAAGATTTCGAAAACTATGATTTCATGGATTTGGACGAAATGTTCGTGGAGTTGGGATTTACCCGCGAAGATTTGCAGACGGCTCCGATTTATGCATCCTATGCCGAACACAGGATTTTTGAAATCGGTCTGGGCAATATGCTGATTGCCAGAAAACTGCCCAACGGCTTGATTGTCTTCAGTATGTTTCTCGTCGATTGTTTCTGCAACGGCGTAAAAGATATTCTGTTCAGTATTGAAGAGCCGGAAGATTTCAAGGAAACGCTGGACTATATTATGATCAATAACGATCTAGTATCTGTTGCCCCGGCTTATGTCCGTAAACTGGTTGAACAATCCGTCGCCTATGCAAAAAATCTGGGCTTTGAGCCGCCTGAAGAATACGCGGACAGTGCCCTGATCTTTGGCAATATCGATGTCGCCAAATGTGAGGATACCTTTTCTTTCGGCCGCGATGGGCGCCCCATGTATATCCCCGGCATGACAGATACGGATGATGAAATGGATCGTGTACTCGCTCAGCTGGAAGAGCGCTGCGGTTCGGACGGCTTTGATTTCATGGAGCCCAGCGACGAATAA
- a CDS encoding ATP-binding cassette domain-containing protein encodes MALVSCQNLSIRLGGPLLLDDVTLQIERGERIGLLGRNGEGKSTLLKVIGGEMKADAGDIILSAGVHMASLHQQVDAGVAGSTGDIIRAGLSAHDADADHHVERLCSLMDLDPEKPFDELSGGQKRRAMLGRALVGDPDVLLLDEPTNHLDMASIEWLESFLIRYQGSLFFVTHDRAFLQRLATRIVELDRGHLTSWTCDYTTFLGRKDDLLKAEEQQWKQFDKKLAQEEVWIRQGIKARRTRNEGRVRALEGLRQERAARRERTGQAGISIQKAERSGRKVITAKKMSFGYADLPDTISELTTTIMRGDRIGIIGPNGCGKTTLLNLLLGRLPPREGTLEHGTRLEIAYFDQHRHQLEDDKDVKYNVADGNDFITLHGSRRHVISYLQDFLFSPERIVQPVSSLSGGERNRLLLARLFTKPSNVLVLDEPTNDLDVDTLELLEAQLMEYEGTVLLVSHDRVFLDNLCSSCFVFEDDTINEYVGGYSDWQQTLKRRRKEEAASVAQTSSKKKSRGPMTKKLSNREREELEAMPQRLEELEEELEQIQLKMGDPAFFRGDPHAVRTSTARSAELPALIEQTYARWNELEQRA; translated from the coding sequence ATGGCTCTAGTCAGTTGTCAGAATTTATCGATTCGTCTGGGCGGACCGCTGTTGTTGGATGATGTCACCCTGCAGATTGAACGTGGCGAGCGTATCGGGTTGCTGGGACGTAACGGGGAAGGGAAATCCACGTTGCTGAAAGTGATCGGTGGCGAAATGAAGGCCGATGCCGGAGATATTATCCTGTCCGCCGGTGTGCATATGGCGTCGCTCCACCAGCAGGTGGATGCCGGAGTCGCGGGCTCTACCGGCGACATTATTCGTGCCGGTCTGTCCGCGCACGATGCCGATGCCGATCATCATGTGGAACGGCTTTGTTCCCTTATGGATCTCGATCCCGAAAAGCCCTTTGACGAGCTGTCTGGCGGACAGAAACGCCGAGCCATGCTTGGACGCGCCTTGGTGGGCGACCCTGATGTTCTGCTGCTGGACGAACCGACGAATCATTTGGATATGGCCAGTATTGAATGGCTGGAATCTTTTTTGATCCGCTATCAGGGCAGTTTGTTTTTTGTCACCCATGATCGTGCTTTTTTGCAGCGACTGGCCACCCGTATTGTTGAGCTGGATCGCGGTCATCTGACGTCATGGACCTGTGATTACACCACATTTCTTGGACGGAAAGATGATTTATTAAAGGCCGAGGAACAGCAGTGGAAGCAGTTCGATAAGAAACTGGCACAGGAAGAAGTCTGGATTCGACAGGGCATTAAAGCCCGTCGGACGCGTAATGAAGGACGTGTCCGGGCTCTGGAAGGCTTGCGGCAAGAGCGCGCCGCCCGCCGTGAACGTACCGGACAGGCGGGAATAAGTATCCAGAAAGCGGAGCGTTCAGGTCGTAAAGTGATTACAGCCAAGAAGATGTCTTTTGGATATGCCGATCTTCCCGATACGATCAGTGAACTGACGACAACGATTATGCGCGGTGACCGTATTGGCATTATCGGCCCCAACGGCTGTGGGAAAACAACCCTGCTAAACTTGTTGCTGGGCCGCCTGCCGCCTCGCGAAGGGACGCTGGAACATGGAACCCGCCTTGAAATCGCTTATTTCGACCAGCATCGCCATCAGTTGGAAGATGACAAGGATGTGAAATACAATGTGGCCGACGGTAATGATTTTATCACACTGCACGGGAGCCGTCGCCATGTGATCAGCTATTTACAGGATTTTCTCTTTTCGCCGGAACGCATTGTGCAGCCCGTCAGTTCGCTTTCGGGCGGGGAGCGGAATCGTTTGCTGCTGGCCCGTCTTTTTACCAAACCATCCAATGTACTGGTTCTCGATGAGCCCACCAATGATCTGGATGTAGATACGCTGGAATTACTTGAAGCACAGTTGATGGAGTACGAAGGTACGGTCCTGCTGGTCAGTCATGATCGTGTCTTTCTGGATAACCTGTGTAGCAGTTGTTTTGTTTTCGAAGACGATACCATCAATGAATACGTGGGAGGGTATTCCGACTGGCAGCAGACTCTGAAGCGCCGCCGGAAAGAAGAAGCCGCCAGTGTCGCCCAGACTTCTTCTAAAAAGAAATCGCGCGGACCGATGACCAAAAAGTTGAGCAATCGGGAACGCGAGGAACTCGAGGCTATGCCGCAGCGTCTGGAGGAGCTGGAAGAAGAATTGGAACAGATTCAGTTGAAAATGGGTGATCCCGCCTTTTTTCGTGGTGATCCCCATGCCGTGCGTACAAGTACGGCCCGTTCCGCTGAACTACCTGCATTAATCGAACAAACCTATGCCCGCTGGAATGAATTGGAACAGCGCGCGTAA
- a CDS encoding DUF368 domain-containing protein has product MINVLKGFIIGVANIIPGVSGGTLALVLGIYQRMISCIHHIDAVFIRSCFQLLTFKSEAFKAFGEQWKRIEGFFLMQIMIGAVVAIVVLAKAMEYLLQYYHAASYAFFFGLVLVSIVVPFRYLRRRSIKELLSFVLAIALMLGISFSVSESKQVDKAEKKQAIELAKIQRGDAPAAEKSSFISLEYPGTGKLLFMFAAGMIAISAMVLPGISGSFVLLMMGAYFNVLSAVNHREVFVLMAFMLGCLAGLAAFSRIMDYLLAKFFDVTMSFMIGLMAGSLYVLWPFKKIIEVQIDPAVELKTLYVGNLWPPVWNGSEWLALGAFVIGCAIVAVFVVLDKGEDMKG; this is encoded by the coding sequence ATGATTAATGTGCTTAAGGGTTTTATTATCGGTGTTGCCAATATCATTCCGGGAGTGAGCGGGGGAACACTGGCTTTGGTGTTGGGGATTTATCAGCGGATGATTTCCTGCATCCATCATATTGATGCCGTGTTTATACGCAGTTGCTTTCAGCTGCTAACGTTCAAATCCGAGGCTTTCAAAGCCTTTGGTGAACAATGGAAACGCATTGAAGGATTTTTTCTGATGCAGATCATGATTGGCGCTGTGGTGGCGATCGTCGTCCTCGCTAAGGCTATGGAATACCTGCTTCAGTATTACCATGCCGCGTCTTATGCCTTCTTCTTTGGGTTGGTGCTGGTATCTATCGTGGTTCCTTTCCGCTATCTACGTCGCCGTTCCATAAAAGAACTGTTGTCTTTTGTTCTGGCGATTGCGTTGATGCTGGGTATTTCGTTTAGCGTATCCGAAAGTAAACAGGTGGATAAAGCCGAGAAAAAACAAGCGATTGAACTGGCCAAAATCCAGCGTGGCGACGCGCCGGCCGCTGAAAAATCATCTTTTATTTCTCTGGAATATCCGGGTACAGGAAAACTGCTGTTCATGTTCGCTGCCGGGATGATAGCCATTTCAGCCATGGTGCTGCCGGGTATCAGCGGATCCTTTGTTTTGTTGATGATGGGTGCGTATTTTAATGTGCTTTCGGCGGTGAATCATCGTGAAGTCTTTGTTCTGATGGCGTTTATGCTGGGATGTCTGGCAGGTTTGGCTGCGTTTTCGCGTATTATGGATTATCTGCTGGCCAAGTTCTTTGATGTGACCATGTCCTTTATGATCGGCTTGATGGCGGGGTCTCTTTATGTCCTGTGGCCTTTCAAAAAAATCATTGAAGTGCAGATTGATCCGGCGGTCGAATTGAAAACCCTGTATGTGGGCAATCTCTGGCCGCCGGTTTGGAATGGTTCCGAATGGCTGGCTCTGGGTGCCTTTGTTATCGGATGTGCGATTGTCGCTGTGTTTGTTGTCTTGGACAAAGGGGAGGACATGAAAGGGTAA